One window of Phycodurus eques isolate BA_2022a chromosome 8, UOR_Pequ_1.1, whole genome shotgun sequence genomic DNA carries:
- the zgc:153738 gene encoding dynein regulatory complex protein 11 isoform X3 encodes MSQRTYNELWAEAQVELSRLLVEELPAQPVKPEKDRAVFFQRLAMLYVRYLQILRQLEKVYDQVVHPQKRRLILNTLEGVMGRVLELKNEMVEKEFSEYHYMDDVLHDLKLTPADLEVPIPQYFLSERSKGIRERTAMLTNILQTMETTVTEKRVTKNMSQDEAIRIIQVAERARQGRLRAALNEASRRLSKIPVTEAPKPADMDRAAVRIQKVLCRQEIPLKLGAEKTADFNLQVWRGYVERKKAKAARIEDMIFLGMAPHPKYQAPCEAIVTAHANERAIRNKQKEHEDDYQKSVTAIANHLLEVEGHDLGNNMKEQIRQWFIECRNLTGVFPDFPDDDEGGSAILFAEKDYLQLLEEMAENEDDGKNKKGKPEEKKDAKKSKGKDAEEEEGLVMLPSAFLADLEMYNKTFVDFWETRTESRNFNQRHEVELIKEEKRVDIESEIRVKVDEQMRQELADWRLAVEKTPAKVYAKKKAGKGDKKKKKGEKDLTADRTLESLCQEMVEEGLLKQANTVRMQDYLGDFNYLGTTLRQNDIEPMPSMADVRQIISLYGILPLGSHAVHEKAPLTKAILLAGPAGVGKKMLVHAICQETGATLFDLSPLNIAGKYPGKSGLTMMLHLVFKVARLMQPSVIWVDGAEKMFYKKVPKEERALEPKRLKKDLPKSLKLIKEEDRVLIIGTSKDPISADVKSLCKMYTKVILIPRPDYGSRYVFV; translated from the exons ATGTCGCAAAG GACATACAACGAACTGTGGGCCGAGGCCCAGGTAGAGTTGAGTCGTCTGCTCGTCGAGGAGCTTCCCGCCCAACCTGTTAAGCCAGAAAAGGACCGAGCGGTGTTCTTCCAGAGACTGGCCATGCTGTACGTGCGCTATCTGCAGATCCTCAGACAACTAGAGAAGGTCTACGACCAGGTGGTGCACCCGCAGAAGAGACGGCTTATTCTGAACACCCTTGAGGGAGTGATGGGCCGAGTCTTAGAGCTGAAGAatgaaatggtggaaaaagagTTCTCTGAGTACCATTACATGGATGATGTCCTACATGACCTGAAGCTCACACCT GCCGACCTCGAGGTTCCGATCCCTCAGTATTTTTTGAGTGAACGCAGCAAAGGCATCCGAGAGCGAACGGCAATGCTCACAAATATCCTTCAAACGATGGAGACCACTGTAACGGAAAAA CGTGTGACAAAGAACATGAGTCAAGACGAGGCCATCAGAATCATTCAAGTGGCAGAGAGAGCGCGCCAAGGCCGTCTGAGGGCAGCCTTGAATGAAGCCAGCAGAAGGTTGAGCAAGATACCCGTGACCGAGGCCCCGAAGCCCGCTGACATGGACCGAGCCGCAGTCCGCATTCAGAAGGTGCTTTGTCGTCAAGAGATCCCCCTCAAACTTGGTGCTGAAAAGACTGCTGATTTTAATTTGCAGGTTTGGAGGGGCTATGTCGAGAGGAAGAAGGCAAAGGCTGCTCGAATTGAGGATATGATTTTCCTGGGAATG gccccGCATCCAAAATACCAGGCGCCGTGCGAGGCCATAGTCACTGCCCACGCAAATGAAAGAGCCATACGTAACAAGCAGAAGGAACATGAGGACGACTACCAAAAGTCCGTGACGGCAATCGCAAACCACCTGCTAGAGGTGGAGGGTCACGACTTAGGCAACAACATGAAAGAACAAATCAGGCAGTGGTTTATTGAATGCCG CAATCTAACGGGGGTTTTCCCAGACTTTCCGGACGACGATGAGGGAGGCTCGGCCATCCTTTTTGCTGAAAAGGATTATCTGCAG TTACTGGAAGAAATGGCTGAAAACGAAGACgatggcaaaaataaaaaaggaaagccAGAGGAGAAAAAAGATGCTAAAAAGTCAAAGGGGAAGGATGCG gaagaagaggagggctTAGTGATGCTACCTTCGGCTTTTTTGGCAGACTTGGAAATGTACAACAAAACCTTTGTTG ATTTCTGGGAAACCCGCACTGAGTCTCGGAATTTCAACCAGCGGCACGAGGTGGAGCTGATCAAGGAGGAGAAGAGGGTGGACATTGAGTCAGAGATTCGAGTGAAG GTGGATGAGCAAATGAGACAGGAACTGGCGGACTGGAGACTTGCTGTGGAAAAAACCCCAGCCAAAGTTTATGCGAAG AAAAAAGCAGGCAAGGGtgataagaagaagaaaaagggggAGAAAGATTTGACAGCTGATAG GACTCTTGAGTCTCTGTGTCAGGAGATGGTGGAGGAGGGTTTGTTGAAGCAGGCAAACACTGTGCGGATGCAGGACTACCTGG GTGACTTCAACTATCTCGGAACCACACTGAGACAGAATGACATTGAACCCATGCCATCAATGGCAGATGTGCGGCAAATCATATCTCTGTATGGAATTCTACCTTTAG GCTCTCATGCGGTCCATGAGAAGGCCCCCCTTACCAAGGCCATTCTACTAGCAGGGCCGGCGGGGGTTGGTAAAAAGATGTTGGTCCATGCAATCTGCCAGGAGACTGGTGCCACCCTATTTGACCTGTCTCCTCTCAATATTGCTGGAAAGTATCCAGGCAAGAGTGGCCTCACTATGATGCTCCATTTGGTCTTTAAG GTCGCAAGACTGATGCAGCCTTCAGTGATATGGGTCGATGGCGCAGAGAAAATGTTCTACAAGAAAGTTCCCAAGGAAGAAAGAGCA TTAGAACCTAAACGCTTGAAGAAAGATTTGCCAAAATCACTCAAGCTGATCAAAGAGGAGGATCGTGTTCTCATAATAGGAACAAGTAAAGATCCCATTAGTGCGGATGTCAAGTCGCTGTGTAAGATGTACACAAAAGTCATCCTCATCCCAAGACCCGACTATGGATCCAGATATG TGTTTGTATGA
- the zgc:153738 gene encoding dynein regulatory complex protein 11 isoform X2: MSQRTYNELWAEAQVELSRLLVEELPAQPVKPEKDRAVFFQRLAMLYVRYLQILRQLEKVYDQVVHPQKRRLILNTLEGVMGRVLELKNEMVEKEFSEYHYMDDVLHDLKLTPADLEVPIPQYFLSERSKGIRERTAMLTNILQTMETTVTEKRVTKNMSQDEAIRIIQVAERARQGRLRAALNEASRRLSKIPVTEAPKPADMDRAAVRIQKVWRGYVERKKAKAARIEDMIFLGMAPHPKYQAPCEAIVTAHANERAIRNKQKEHEDDYQKSVTAIANHLLEVEGHDLGNNMKEQIRQWFIECRNLTGVFPDFPDDDEGGSAILFAEKDYLQLLEEMAENEDDGKNKKGKPEEKKDAKKSKGKDAEEEEGLVMLPSAFLADLEMYNKTFVDFWETRTESRNFNQRHEVELIKEEKRVDIESEIRVKVDEQMRQELADWRLAVEKTPAKVYAKKKAGKGDKKKKKGEKDLTADRTLESLCQEMVEEGLLKQANTVRMQDYLGDFNYLGTTLRQNDIEPMPSMADVRQIISLYGILPLGSHAVHEKAPLTKAILLAGPAGVGKKMLVHAICQETGATLFDLSPLNIAGKYPGKSGLTMMLHLVFKVARLMQPSVIWVDGAEKMFYKKVPKEERALEPKRLKKDLPKSLKLIKEEDRVLIIGTSKDPISADVKSLCKMYTKVILIPRPDYGSRYVLWKQLIQKHGGEITAALDLSSLSKISDGYTAGHMIQAIQQVITKRRILLQEKRPLTAVEFVAPLAKFSPVFQDEEEALKKWYAKTPLGKKRSKAAAEREEAQQAQAKGKGAPKKGKK, encoded by the exons ATGTCGCAAAG GACATACAACGAACTGTGGGCCGAGGCCCAGGTAGAGTTGAGTCGTCTGCTCGTCGAGGAGCTTCCCGCCCAACCTGTTAAGCCAGAAAAGGACCGAGCGGTGTTCTTCCAGAGACTGGCCATGCTGTACGTGCGCTATCTGCAGATCCTCAGACAACTAGAGAAGGTCTACGACCAGGTGGTGCACCCGCAGAAGAGACGGCTTATTCTGAACACCCTTGAGGGAGTGATGGGCCGAGTCTTAGAGCTGAAGAatgaaatggtggaaaaagagTTCTCTGAGTACCATTACATGGATGATGTCCTACATGACCTGAAGCTCACACCT GCCGACCTCGAGGTTCCGATCCCTCAGTATTTTTTGAGTGAACGCAGCAAAGGCATCCGAGAGCGAACGGCAATGCTCACAAATATCCTTCAAACGATGGAGACCACTGTAACGGAAAAA CGTGTGACAAAGAACATGAGTCAAGACGAGGCCATCAGAATCATTCAAGTGGCAGAGAGAGCGCGCCAAGGCCGTCTGAGGGCAGCCTTGAATGAAGCCAGCAGAAGGTTGAGCAAGATACCCGTGACCGAGGCCCCGAAGCCCGCTGACATGGACCGAGCCGCAGTCCGCATTCAGAAG GTTTGGAGGGGCTATGTCGAGAGGAAGAAGGCAAAGGCTGCTCGAATTGAGGATATGATTTTCCTGGGAATG gccccGCATCCAAAATACCAGGCGCCGTGCGAGGCCATAGTCACTGCCCACGCAAATGAAAGAGCCATACGTAACAAGCAGAAGGAACATGAGGACGACTACCAAAAGTCCGTGACGGCAATCGCAAACCACCTGCTAGAGGTGGAGGGTCACGACTTAGGCAACAACATGAAAGAACAAATCAGGCAGTGGTTTATTGAATGCCG CAATCTAACGGGGGTTTTCCCAGACTTTCCGGACGACGATGAGGGAGGCTCGGCCATCCTTTTTGCTGAAAAGGATTATCTGCAG TTACTGGAAGAAATGGCTGAAAACGAAGACgatggcaaaaataaaaaaggaaagccAGAGGAGAAAAAAGATGCTAAAAAGTCAAAGGGGAAGGATGCG gaagaagaggagggctTAGTGATGCTACCTTCGGCTTTTTTGGCAGACTTGGAAATGTACAACAAAACCTTTGTTG ATTTCTGGGAAACCCGCACTGAGTCTCGGAATTTCAACCAGCGGCACGAGGTGGAGCTGATCAAGGAGGAGAAGAGGGTGGACATTGAGTCAGAGATTCGAGTGAAG GTGGATGAGCAAATGAGACAGGAACTGGCGGACTGGAGACTTGCTGTGGAAAAAACCCCAGCCAAAGTTTATGCGAAG AAAAAAGCAGGCAAGGGtgataagaagaagaaaaagggggAGAAAGATTTGACAGCTGATAG GACTCTTGAGTCTCTGTGTCAGGAGATGGTGGAGGAGGGTTTGTTGAAGCAGGCAAACACTGTGCGGATGCAGGACTACCTGG GTGACTTCAACTATCTCGGAACCACACTGAGACAGAATGACATTGAACCCATGCCATCAATGGCAGATGTGCGGCAAATCATATCTCTGTATGGAATTCTACCTTTAG GCTCTCATGCGGTCCATGAGAAGGCCCCCCTTACCAAGGCCATTCTACTAGCAGGGCCGGCGGGGGTTGGTAAAAAGATGTTGGTCCATGCAATCTGCCAGGAGACTGGTGCCACCCTATTTGACCTGTCTCCTCTCAATATTGCTGGAAAGTATCCAGGCAAGAGTGGCCTCACTATGATGCTCCATTTGGTCTTTAAG GTCGCAAGACTGATGCAGCCTTCAGTGATATGGGTCGATGGCGCAGAGAAAATGTTCTACAAGAAAGTTCCCAAGGAAGAAAGAGCA TTAGAACCTAAACGCTTGAAGAAAGATTTGCCAAAATCACTCAAGCTGATCAAAGAGGAGGATCGTGTTCTCATAATAGGAACAAGTAAAGATCCCATTAGTGCGGATGTCAAGTCGCTGTGTAAGATGTACACAAAAGTCATCCTCATCCCAAGACCCGACTATGGATCCAGATATG TTTTGTGGAAGCAACTGATCCAAAAACATGGCGGTGAGATAACTGCAGCCTTGGACCTCAGCTCCCTGTCAAAGATTTCAGATGGCTACACCGCAGGTCACATGATCCAGGCAATTCAGCAAGTTATTACCAAGCGACGAATCCTGCTGCAAGAAAAGAGGCCTTTGACTGCTGTTGAGTTTGTGGCCCCATTAGCCAAGTTCAGCCCCGTGTTTCAGGACGAAGAAGAGGCCTTAAAA AAATGGTATGCAAAGACTCCCTTGGGGAAGAAGCGGAGTAAGGCTGCTGCAGAAAGGGAAGAGGCACAGCAGGCTCAAGCTAAAGGAAAAGGTGCAccaaagaaaggaaagaaataG
- the alkal1 gene encoding ALK and LTK ligand 1 gives MQVERKWHIVLTVLLLLVTSSQFVVTQEKTLMDLILQVIRESQQRDKHISGRSSRGLLGSLQDLKMPSREKPWYVPRLDNSKLIEILPRDLNMKSKFIQHFAAGPVKFSSECRTHFDRLYHNTRDCSRPAYYKRCARLLTRLAMSPLCMQS, from the exons ATGCAGGTGGAGAGGAAATGGCACATAGTCCTGACTGTCCTCCTTCTGCTCGTCACCTCCAGCCAGTTTGTGGTCACGCAGGAGAAGACCCTGATGGATTTAATCTTGCAGGTGATCAGAGAGAGCCAGCAACGGGACAAACACATTTCCGGGCGCAGCAGTCGGGGACTCCTTGGCTCCCTTCAAGATCTGAAGATGCCCTCCCGTGAAAAGCCTTGGTACGTTCCCAGGCTGGATAACAGTAAACTCATCG AAATTCTTCCTCGCGATCTAAACATGAAAAGCAAGTTTATTCAGCACTTTGCAG caGGACCAGTGAAGTTCTCATCGGAATGCAGAACACACTTTGACAGACTTTATCACAATACAAGGGATTGCTCAAGACCAGCAT attatAAAAGATGTGCAAGATTGCTGACACGATTAGCAATGAGTCCACTCTGCATGCAATCATAG
- the zgc:153738 gene encoding dynein regulatory complex protein 11 isoform X1, which produces MSQRTYNELWAEAQVELSRLLVEELPAQPVKPEKDRAVFFQRLAMLYVRYLQILRQLEKVYDQVVHPQKRRLILNTLEGVMGRVLELKNEMVEKEFSEYHYMDDVLHDLKLTPADLEVPIPQYFLSERSKGIRERTAMLTNILQTMETTVTEKRVTKNMSQDEAIRIIQVAERARQGRLRAALNEASRRLSKIPVTEAPKPADMDRAAVRIQKVLCRQEIPLKLGAEKTADFNLQVWRGYVERKKAKAARIEDMIFLGMAPHPKYQAPCEAIVTAHANERAIRNKQKEHEDDYQKSVTAIANHLLEVEGHDLGNNMKEQIRQWFIECRNLTGVFPDFPDDDEGGSAILFAEKDYLQLLEEMAENEDDGKNKKGKPEEKKDAKKSKGKDAEEEEGLVMLPSAFLADLEMYNKTFVDFWETRTESRNFNQRHEVELIKEEKRVDIESEIRVKVDEQMRQELADWRLAVEKTPAKVYAKKKAGKGDKKKKKGEKDLTADRTLESLCQEMVEEGLLKQANTVRMQDYLGDFNYLGTTLRQNDIEPMPSMADVRQIISLYGILPLGSHAVHEKAPLTKAILLAGPAGVGKKMLVHAICQETGATLFDLSPLNIAGKYPGKSGLTMMLHLVFKVARLMQPSVIWVDGAEKMFYKKVPKEERALEPKRLKKDLPKSLKLIKEEDRVLIIGTSKDPISADVKSLCKMYTKVILIPRPDYGSRYVLWKQLIQKHGGEITAALDLSSLSKISDGYTAGHMIQAIQQVITKRRILLQEKRPLTAVEFVAPLAKFSPVFQDEEEALKKWYAKTPLGKKRSKAAAEREEAQQAQAKGKGAPKKGKK; this is translated from the exons ATGTCGCAAAG GACATACAACGAACTGTGGGCCGAGGCCCAGGTAGAGTTGAGTCGTCTGCTCGTCGAGGAGCTTCCCGCCCAACCTGTTAAGCCAGAAAAGGACCGAGCGGTGTTCTTCCAGAGACTGGCCATGCTGTACGTGCGCTATCTGCAGATCCTCAGACAACTAGAGAAGGTCTACGACCAGGTGGTGCACCCGCAGAAGAGACGGCTTATTCTGAACACCCTTGAGGGAGTGATGGGCCGAGTCTTAGAGCTGAAGAatgaaatggtggaaaaagagTTCTCTGAGTACCATTACATGGATGATGTCCTACATGACCTGAAGCTCACACCT GCCGACCTCGAGGTTCCGATCCCTCAGTATTTTTTGAGTGAACGCAGCAAAGGCATCCGAGAGCGAACGGCAATGCTCACAAATATCCTTCAAACGATGGAGACCACTGTAACGGAAAAA CGTGTGACAAAGAACATGAGTCAAGACGAGGCCATCAGAATCATTCAAGTGGCAGAGAGAGCGCGCCAAGGCCGTCTGAGGGCAGCCTTGAATGAAGCCAGCAGAAGGTTGAGCAAGATACCCGTGACCGAGGCCCCGAAGCCCGCTGACATGGACCGAGCCGCAGTCCGCATTCAGAAGGTGCTTTGTCGTCAAGAGATCCCCCTCAAACTTGGTGCTGAAAAGACTGCTGATTTTAATTTGCAGGTTTGGAGGGGCTATGTCGAGAGGAAGAAGGCAAAGGCTGCTCGAATTGAGGATATGATTTTCCTGGGAATG gccccGCATCCAAAATACCAGGCGCCGTGCGAGGCCATAGTCACTGCCCACGCAAATGAAAGAGCCATACGTAACAAGCAGAAGGAACATGAGGACGACTACCAAAAGTCCGTGACGGCAATCGCAAACCACCTGCTAGAGGTGGAGGGTCACGACTTAGGCAACAACATGAAAGAACAAATCAGGCAGTGGTTTATTGAATGCCG CAATCTAACGGGGGTTTTCCCAGACTTTCCGGACGACGATGAGGGAGGCTCGGCCATCCTTTTTGCTGAAAAGGATTATCTGCAG TTACTGGAAGAAATGGCTGAAAACGAAGACgatggcaaaaataaaaaaggaaagccAGAGGAGAAAAAAGATGCTAAAAAGTCAAAGGGGAAGGATGCG gaagaagaggagggctTAGTGATGCTACCTTCGGCTTTTTTGGCAGACTTGGAAATGTACAACAAAACCTTTGTTG ATTTCTGGGAAACCCGCACTGAGTCTCGGAATTTCAACCAGCGGCACGAGGTGGAGCTGATCAAGGAGGAGAAGAGGGTGGACATTGAGTCAGAGATTCGAGTGAAG GTGGATGAGCAAATGAGACAGGAACTGGCGGACTGGAGACTTGCTGTGGAAAAAACCCCAGCCAAAGTTTATGCGAAG AAAAAAGCAGGCAAGGGtgataagaagaagaaaaagggggAGAAAGATTTGACAGCTGATAG GACTCTTGAGTCTCTGTGTCAGGAGATGGTGGAGGAGGGTTTGTTGAAGCAGGCAAACACTGTGCGGATGCAGGACTACCTGG GTGACTTCAACTATCTCGGAACCACACTGAGACAGAATGACATTGAACCCATGCCATCAATGGCAGATGTGCGGCAAATCATATCTCTGTATGGAATTCTACCTTTAG GCTCTCATGCGGTCCATGAGAAGGCCCCCCTTACCAAGGCCATTCTACTAGCAGGGCCGGCGGGGGTTGGTAAAAAGATGTTGGTCCATGCAATCTGCCAGGAGACTGGTGCCACCCTATTTGACCTGTCTCCTCTCAATATTGCTGGAAAGTATCCAGGCAAGAGTGGCCTCACTATGATGCTCCATTTGGTCTTTAAG GTCGCAAGACTGATGCAGCCTTCAGTGATATGGGTCGATGGCGCAGAGAAAATGTTCTACAAGAAAGTTCCCAAGGAAGAAAGAGCA TTAGAACCTAAACGCTTGAAGAAAGATTTGCCAAAATCACTCAAGCTGATCAAAGAGGAGGATCGTGTTCTCATAATAGGAACAAGTAAAGATCCCATTAGTGCGGATGTCAAGTCGCTGTGTAAGATGTACACAAAAGTCATCCTCATCCCAAGACCCGACTATGGATCCAGATATG TTTTGTGGAAGCAACTGATCCAAAAACATGGCGGTGAGATAACTGCAGCCTTGGACCTCAGCTCCCTGTCAAAGATTTCAGATGGCTACACCGCAGGTCACATGATCCAGGCAATTCAGCAAGTTATTACCAAGCGACGAATCCTGCTGCAAGAAAAGAGGCCTTTGACTGCTGTTGAGTTTGTGGCCCCATTAGCCAAGTTCAGCCCCGTGTTTCAGGACGAAGAAGAGGCCTTAAAA AAATGGTATGCAAAGACTCCCTTGGGGAAGAAGCGGAGTAAGGCTGCTGCAGAAAGGGAAGAGGCACAGCAGGCTCAAGCTAAAGGAAAAGGTGCAccaaagaaaggaaagaaataG